In Serratia marcescens subsp. marcescens ATCC 13880, a single genomic region encodes these proteins:
- a CDS encoding multifunctional CCA addition/repair protein codes for MQIYLVGGAVRDSLLNIPVVDHDWVVVGATPAELLALGYQQVGKDFPVFLNPDTHEEYALARTERKSGQGYTGFTCYAAPDVTLEDDLLRRDLTINAIARSTEGELIDPYGGVADLQARVLRHVSDAFGEDPLRVLRVARFNARFAHLGFRIADETLALMRRMAHSGELAALTAERVWKETEKALQSQSPQVYFQVLRDCDALAVLFPEIDALFGVPAPAKWHPEIDTGVHTLMALAMAARLTPEVDVRFATLCHDLGKGLTPKAFWPHHHGHGPAGVRLVEALCQRLRVPNPVRDLSKLVAEYHDLIHTVNKLRPETLLKLFDAIDVWRKPQRLEQMILTSEADARGRTGFEENPYPQGDYLRQAYQVANAVSIKEVVASGLQGTAIRDELKRRRQQALADWKLNQTILNDQA; via the coding sequence GTGCAGATTTATCTGGTCGGCGGCGCCGTTCGCGACAGCCTGCTCAACATTCCGGTGGTCGATCATGATTGGGTGGTGGTGGGCGCCACGCCGGCGGAGTTGCTGGCATTGGGCTACCAGCAGGTCGGCAAAGATTTTCCGGTGTTCCTCAATCCCGATACCCACGAGGAGTATGCGCTGGCGCGCACCGAGCGCAAATCCGGCCAGGGGTACACCGGTTTTACCTGCTATGCCGCGCCGGACGTGACGCTGGAAGACGATCTACTGCGGCGCGATCTGACCATCAACGCCATCGCCCGTTCCACCGAAGGGGAACTGATTGACCCTTACGGCGGCGTGGCCGATCTGCAGGCGCGCGTGCTGCGCCACGTTTCCGACGCGTTCGGCGAAGATCCGCTGCGCGTGCTGCGCGTGGCGCGATTCAATGCTCGCTTCGCTCATCTGGGTTTTCGCATCGCCGACGAAACGCTGGCCCTGATGCGCCGGATGGCGCACAGCGGTGAACTGGCCGCGCTGACCGCCGAACGCGTCTGGAAAGAAACTGAAAAAGCGCTGCAAAGCCAGAGCCCGCAGGTCTATTTTCAGGTGCTGCGCGACTGCGATGCGCTGGCGGTGCTGTTCCCGGAAATCGACGCGCTGTTCGGCGTGCCGGCTCCCGCCAAGTGGCACCCGGAGATCGACACCGGCGTACACACGCTGATGGCGCTGGCGATGGCCGCCCGCCTCACGCCGGAGGTGGACGTGCGCTTCGCTACGCTGTGCCACGATCTTGGCAAAGGGTTGACGCCGAAAGCGTTCTGGCCGCATCACCACGGCCACGGCCCGGCGGGCGTACGGCTGGTCGAGGCGCTGTGCCAGCGGCTGCGGGTGCCCAACCCGGTGCGCGATCTGAGCAAGCTGGTGGCCGAGTACCATGATTTGATCCACACCGTGAACAAGCTGCGGCCGGAGACCCTGCTGAAGCTGTTCGACGCCATCGACGTCTGGCGCAAGCCCCAAAGGCTGGAGCAGATGATCCTGACCAGCGAAGCGGACGCGCGCGGCCGCACCGGCTTTGAGGAGAATCCTTATCCGCAGGGCGACTATCTGCGCCAGGCGTATCAGGTGGCGAACGCGGTATCGATTAAAGAGGTGGTAGCCAGCGGGCTGCAGGGCACCGCGATCCGCGATGAGCTCAAACGCCGTCGCCAGCAGGCGCTGGCCGACTGGAAGCTCAACCAAACCATCCTCAACGATCAGGCATAA
- the glnE gene encoding bifunctional [glutamate--ammonia ligase]-adenylyl-L-tyrosine phosphorylase/[glutamate--ammonia-ligase] adenylyltransferase — translation MSPLSAALQAQAQQIVQRFQEVHGADCAFSEQEQWVLASSDFVSDALLAQPAWLATLREQPPAPGEWQHYAAWLQDELEEVRDEAQLMRTLRLFRRETLVRIAWAQAQGLCSTEETLLQLSGLAETLIVSARDWLYQTCCREWGTPCNAAGEPQPLLILGMGKLGGGELNFSSDIDLIFAYPENGQTQGGRRELDNAQFFTRLGQRLIKALDQQTIDGFVYRVDMRLRPFGDSGPLVMSFAALEDYYQEQGRDWERYAMVKARLMGGAEDAYSQELRKTLRPFVFRRYIDFSVIQSLRNMKGMIAREVRRRGLKDNIKLGAGGIREIEFITQVFQLIRGGREPALQGRSLLPTLQAVGELGLLEAEQVRALSAAYLFLRRLENLLQAIGDQQTQTLPQEALDQARLAYGMGLADWPALMAALDAHMQAVRAVFDDLIGDDSPDVGEDPDYQHYHSLWQDALEENELAPLTPHLDEEARRQMLRTIADFRHDVDKRTIGPRGRDVLDQLMPRLLAEVCPRQDAPTALVRLAQLLLSIVTRTTYLELLVEYHAALSHLIRLCAASPMVANQLSRYPLLLDELLDPATLYQPVALDAYRSELRQYLLRVPEDDEEQKLEALRQFKQAQQLRIAAADIAGALPVMKVSDHLTYLAEAIIDAVVQQAWSDMVARYGQPTHLQEREGRGFAVIGYGKLGGWELGYSSDLDLVFLLDCPPEVMTDGHRCIDGRQFYLRLAQRVMHLFSTRTSSGILYEVDARLRPSGAAGMLVSTVEAFADYQQNEAWTWEHQALVRARIVHGDPALHQQFDAIRREILCKTRDPETLKREVREMREKMRNHLGNKQRDLFDIKADEGGITDIEFIAQYLVLRYAPGEPRLTRWSDNVRIFELMANYDIMPEEEARALTQAYVTMRDEIHHLALQEHSGKVDSELFAAEREQVRASWAKWLD, via the coding sequence ATGTCGCCACTTTCAGCCGCGTTACAGGCTCAGGCACAGCAGATTGTGCAGCGTTTTCAGGAAGTTCACGGCGCGGACTGCGCCTTCAGCGAGCAGGAACAGTGGGTGCTGGCGTCGAGCGATTTCGTCAGCGACGCGCTGCTCGCTCAGCCTGCCTGGCTGGCGACGCTGCGCGAACAGCCGCCGGCGCCCGGCGAGTGGCAACACTATGCCGCCTGGCTGCAGGACGAGCTGGAAGAGGTGCGCGACGAGGCGCAGCTGATGCGCACGCTGCGTCTGTTTCGCCGTGAAACGCTGGTGCGCATCGCCTGGGCGCAGGCTCAGGGGCTGTGTTCGACCGAAGAAACGCTGCTGCAGCTGAGCGGACTGGCGGAAACGCTGATCGTCAGCGCGCGCGACTGGCTGTACCAAACCTGCTGCCGCGAATGGGGCACGCCGTGCAACGCCGCCGGCGAGCCGCAGCCGCTGTTGATCCTCGGCATGGGCAAGTTGGGCGGCGGCGAGTTGAATTTCTCGTCGGATATCGATCTGATCTTCGCCTACCCGGAGAACGGCCAGACCCAGGGCGGACGGCGCGAGCTGGACAATGCCCAGTTCTTCACCCGCCTCGGCCAGCGGTTGATCAAGGCGCTGGATCAGCAAACCATCGACGGCTTCGTCTATCGCGTGGACATGCGGCTGCGGCCGTTCGGCGACAGCGGCCCGTTGGTGATGAGCTTCGCGGCGCTGGAAGATTATTATCAGGAGCAGGGGCGCGATTGGGAGCGCTATGCGATGGTGAAGGCGCGCCTGATGGGCGGGGCGGAAGACGCCTATAGCCAGGAGCTGCGCAAAACCCTGCGGCCGTTCGTGTTCCGCCGCTACATCGATTTCAGCGTCATCCAATCTTTGCGCAACATGAAGGGCATGATCGCCCGTGAAGTGCGGCGGCGCGGTCTGAAGGACAACATCAAGCTGGGCGCCGGCGGCATTCGAGAAATCGAATTCATCACTCAGGTATTCCAGCTGATCCGCGGCGGCCGCGAGCCGGCGCTGCAGGGGCGTTCGCTGCTGCCGACGCTGCAGGCGGTGGGTGAGCTGGGGCTGTTGGAGGCCGAGCAGGTGCGGGCGCTGAGCGCCGCCTACCTGTTCCTGCGGCGGCTGGAGAACCTGTTGCAGGCGATCGGCGATCAGCAAACCCAGACGCTGCCGCAGGAGGCGCTCGATCAGGCGCGGTTGGCCTACGGCATGGGATTGGCGGATTGGCCGGCGCTGATGGCGGCGCTGGACGCGCACATGCAGGCGGTGCGCGCGGTGTTCGACGACCTGATCGGCGACGATAGCCCGGATGTCGGTGAAGATCCCGACTACCAGCACTACCACAGCCTGTGGCAGGACGCGCTGGAGGAGAACGAGCTGGCGCCGCTGACGCCGCACCTCGACGAAGAGGCGCGTCGACAGATGCTGCGCACCATCGCCGATTTCCGCCACGACGTCGACAAACGCACCATCGGCCCGCGCGGCCGCGACGTGCTCGATCAGCTGATGCCGCGCCTGCTGGCGGAGGTGTGCCCGCGCCAGGACGCGCCGACCGCGCTGGTGCGGCTGGCGCAGCTGCTGCTCAGCATCGTCACCCGCACCACCTACCTCGAGCTGCTGGTGGAGTATCACGCGGCGCTCAGCCATCTGATCCGCCTGTGCGCCGCGTCGCCGATGGTCGCCAACCAGCTGTCGCGTTACCCGCTGCTGCTGGACGAACTGCTGGATCCGGCCACGCTGTATCAGCCGGTGGCGCTGGACGCCTACCGCAGCGAGCTGCGGCAATATCTGCTGCGGGTGCCGGAAGACGACGAAGAGCAAAAGCTGGAGGCGCTGCGTCAGTTCAAACAGGCGCAGCAGCTGCGCATCGCCGCTGCGGATATCGCCGGCGCGCTGCCGGTGATGAAAGTGAGCGATCACCTGACTTATCTGGCGGAGGCGATCATCGACGCGGTGGTGCAACAGGCCTGGAGCGACATGGTGGCGCGCTACGGCCAGCCCACCCATTTGCAGGAGCGTGAGGGGCGCGGCTTTGCGGTGATCGGCTACGGCAAACTGGGCGGTTGGGAGCTGGGTTACAGTTCCGACCTCGATCTGGTGTTCCTGCTGGATTGTCCGCCGGAGGTGATGACCGACGGCCATCGCTGCATCGACGGCCGCCAGTTCTACCTGCGGCTGGCGCAGCGGGTGATGCATCTGTTCAGCACCCGCACCTCTTCCGGCATTCTGTATGAGGTGGACGCGCGCCTGCGGCCTTCCGGCGCCGCGGGGATGCTGGTCAGCACCGTCGAGGCGTTCGCCGACTACCAGCAAAATGAAGCCTGGACCTGGGAACATCAGGCCCTGGTGCGCGCGCGCATCGTGCATGGCGACCCGGCGCTGCATCAGCAGTTCGACGCGATCCGGCGCGAGATCCTGTGCAAAACGCGCGATCCGGAGACCCTGAAGCGCGAAGTGCGCGAGATGCGCGAAAAGATGCGCAACCATCTCGGCAACAAGCAGCGCGATCTGTTTGATATCAAAGCTGATGAGGGCGGCATTACCGACATCGAATTTATCGCCCAATATCTGGTCTTACGCTATGCGCCGGGTGAACCGCGCCTGACGCGTTGGTCGGACAACGTGCGCATCTTCGAGCTGATGGCCAATTACGACATCATGCCGGAAGAGGAGGCGCGCGCGCTGACCCAGGCTTATGTCACCATGCGCGACGAGATCCACCACCTGGCGCTGCAGGAGCATTCCGGCAAGGTCGACAGCGAGCTGTTTGCCGCCGAGCGCGAGCAGGTGCGCGCCAGCTGGGCCAAATGGCTGGATTGA
- the ubiK gene encoding ubiquinone biosynthesis accessory factor UbiK: MIDPKKIEQIARQVHESMPKGVREFGEDVEKKIRQVLQSQLTRLDLVNREEFDVQTQVLLRTREKLALLEQRMAELESKLSAAPAAKQEDE, encoded by the coding sequence ATGATTGACCCGAAAAAAATCGAACAAATCGCACGCCAGGTTCATGAGTCCATGCCTAAAGGCGTTCGTGAATTCGGGGAAGACGTTGAGAAAAAAATCCGTCAGGTGCTGCAGTCGCAGCTGACCCGTCTGGATTTGGTTAACCGCGAAGAGTTCGACGTGCAGACTCAGGTGCTGTTGCGCACCCGCGAGAAGCTGGCGCTGTTGGAGCAGCGCATGGCCGAGCTGGAAAGCAAGCTGAGTGCGGCGCCGGCCGCCAAGCAGGAAGACGAATAA
- the hldE gene encoding bifunctional D-glycero-beta-D-manno-heptose-7-phosphate kinase/D-glycero-beta-D-manno-heptose 1-phosphate adenylyltransferase HldE, producing MKVTLPDFRRAGVLVVGDVMLDRYWYGPTSRISPEAPVPVVKVDTIEERPGGAANVAMNIASLGATSRLVGLTGIDDAARALSAKLNEVNVRCDFVSVPTHPTITKLRVLSRNQQLIRLDFEEGFSNVDPQPMLERIQQALPQIGALVLSDYAKGALSQVQGMIQLARAAKVPVLIDPKGSDFERYRGATLLTPNLSEFEAVVGHCKDEAELVERGMKLVADFELSALLVTRSEHGMTLLQPGVEPLHLPTQAQEVFDVTGAGDTVIGVLAASLAAGNSLEESCFLANAAAGVVVGKLGTSTVSPIELENAVRGRAETGFGVMTEAQLKNAVAQARQRGEKVVMTNGIFDILHAGHVSYLANARKLGDRLIVAVNSDASTKRLKGEKRPVNALENRMIVLGALEAVDWVVPFEEDTPQRLIADILPDLLVKGGDYKPEEIAGSAEVWANGGDVKVLNFEDGLSTTNIIKAIKDGRG from the coding sequence ATGAAAGTTACGCTGCCTGATTTTCGCCGCGCCGGTGTGCTGGTGGTCGGTGACGTCATGTTGGATCGCTATTGGTATGGGCCGACCAGCCGCATTTCACCGGAAGCCCCGGTGCCGGTGGTCAAGGTCGATACCATCGAAGAGCGTCCCGGCGGCGCGGCTAACGTGGCGATGAATATCGCTTCGCTGGGCGCTACTTCCCGCCTGGTGGGTCTGACCGGCATCGACGATGCGGCGCGGGCGCTGAGCGCCAAACTGAATGAAGTCAACGTGCGCTGCGACTTCGTCTCGGTGCCGACCCATCCGACCATCACCAAGCTGCGCGTGCTGTCGCGCAACCAGCAGCTGATCCGTCTCGACTTCGAAGAAGGCTTCTCCAACGTCGATCCGCAGCCGATGCTGGAGCGCATTCAGCAGGCGTTGCCGCAGATCGGCGCGCTGGTGCTGTCCGATTACGCCAAAGGGGCGCTCAGCCAGGTGCAGGGCATGATCCAGCTGGCGCGCGCCGCCAAGGTGCCGGTGCTGATCGATCCGAAAGGCTCTGATTTCGAGCGCTATCGCGGCGCGACGCTGCTGACGCCGAACCTGTCCGAGTTCGAAGCGGTGGTGGGCCACTGTAAGGATGAGGCGGAACTGGTGGAACGCGGCATGAAGCTGGTGGCGGATTTCGAGCTGTCGGCGCTGCTGGTTACCCGCTCCGAACACGGCATGACGCTGCTGCAGCCTGGCGTTGAGCCGCTGCACTTGCCGACTCAGGCGCAGGAAGTGTTTGATGTGACCGGCGCCGGCGACACCGTGATCGGCGTATTGGCTGCCTCGCTGGCCGCCGGCAACTCGCTGGAAGAGTCCTGCTTCCTTGCTAACGCCGCCGCCGGCGTGGTGGTGGGCAAGCTCGGTACGTCTACCGTGTCGCCCATCGAGCTGGAAAACGCGGTGCGCGGCCGCGCCGAAACCGGCTTTGGCGTGATGACCGAAGCGCAGTTGAAAAATGCCGTGGCGCAGGCGCGTCAGCGCGGCGAGAAAGTGGTGATGACCAACGGCATCTTCGACATTCTGCATGCCGGCCACGTCTCTTATCTGGCCAACGCCCGCAAGCTGGGCGATCGCCTGATCGTGGCGGTGAACAGCGACGCCTCGACCAAACGCCTGAAAGGGGAAAAACGCCCGGTCAACGCGCTGGAGAACCGCATGATCGTGCTGGGCGCGCTGGAAGCGGTGGATTGGGTGGTGCCGTTCGAAGAGGACACGCCGCAGCGCTTGATCGCCGACATCTTGCCGGATCTGCTGGTGAAAGGCGGCGATTACAAGCCGGAAGAGATTGCCGGCAGTGCGGAAGTGTGGGCCAACGGCGGCGATGTCAAAGTGTTGAACTTTGAAGACGGCCTGTCGACCACCAACATCATCAAAGCGATCAAAGACGGGCGCGGCTAA
- a CDS encoding TIGR04211 family SH3 domain-containing protein, giving the protein MQKLRLIFLAALSFSITWAAHAEDKRYISDELSTYVHSGPGNQYRIVGTLNAGEEVTLLSVNDSTNYGQIRDPKGRTTWIPLDQLSQTPSLRTRVPELEQQVKTLTDKLANIDNTWNQRTSEMQEKVAGSDSTISSLQKENQDLKNQLVVAQKKVNAVNLQLDDKQRTIILQWFMYGGGVAGVGLLLGLLLPHLIPRRKNNNRWMN; this is encoded by the coding sequence ATGCAGAAATTACGCCTGATTTTCCTTGCCGCGCTGAGCTTCAGCATCACTTGGGCCGCACATGCCGAAGATAAACGCTATATCTCCGATGAGTTAAGCACTTACGTCCATAGCGGCCCAGGTAATCAGTACCGTATTGTCGGCACTCTGAACGCCGGTGAAGAAGTGACCCTGCTGAGCGTCAACGACAGCACCAATTACGGCCAGATCCGCGATCCGAAAGGCCGCACCACCTGGATCCCGCTCGATCAGCTCAGCCAGACGCCAAGCCTGCGCACCCGCGTGCCGGAGCTGGAACAGCAGGTGAAAACCCTGACCGACAAACTGGCCAACATCGATAACACCTGGAACCAGCGTACCTCGGAAATGCAGGAAAAAGTCGCAGGCAGCGACAGCACCATCAGCAGCCTGCAGAAGGAAAACCAGGATCTGAAAAACCAGCTGGTGGTTGCGCAGAAGAAGGTCAACGCCGTTAACCTGCAGCTCGACGACAAGCAGCGCACCATTATCCTGCAGTGGTTCATGTACGGCGGCGGCGTTGCCGGCGTCGGTTTGCTGTTGGGCCTGCTGTTGCCGCACCTGATCCCGCGTCGCAAGAACAACAATCGCTGGATGAACTGA
- the plsY gene encoding glycerol-3-phosphate 1-O-acyltransferase PlsY: protein MSATALGMIIFAYLCGSISSAILVCRIARLPDPREHGSGNPGATNVLRIGGRLAAAAVLVFDILKGMLPVWLAYKLDVPPLYLGLTAIAACLGHIYPVFFHFRGGKGVATAFGAIAPIGWDLTGLMTGTWLLTVLLSGYSSLGAIVSALIAPFYVWWFKPQFTFPVAMLSCLILMRHHDNIQRLWRGQEGKIWGKFRKKKNDADNGDQPREE, encoded by the coding sequence ATGAGTGCTACCGCGCTTGGCATGATTATCTTCGCGTATCTGTGCGGCTCGATTTCCAGCGCGATCCTGGTTTGCCGGATCGCCAGGCTGCCGGATCCGCGTGAACATGGCTCAGGAAACCCCGGGGCGACCAACGTCCTGCGCATCGGCGGCCGGCTGGCGGCGGCGGCGGTGCTGGTGTTCGATATTCTGAAAGGGATGCTGCCGGTCTGGCTGGCCTACAAACTCGATGTGCCGCCGCTGTATCTGGGCCTGACGGCGATCGCCGCCTGCCTGGGGCACATCTATCCGGTGTTCTTCCACTTCCGCGGCGGTAAAGGCGTGGCGACGGCGTTTGGCGCCATCGCGCCTATCGGCTGGGATCTGACCGGCCTTATGACCGGCACCTGGCTGTTGACGGTGCTGCTCAGCGGCTACTCTTCGCTTGGCGCCATCGTCAGCGCGTTGATCGCCCCGTTCTACGTCTGGTGGTTCAAACCGCAGTTCACCTTCCCGGTAGCGATGCTCTCCTGCCTGATCCTGATGCGGCATCACGACAATATTCAGCGCCTGTGGCGCGGCCAGGAAGGCAAGATCTGGGGCAAGTTCCGCAAGAAGAAAAACGACGCGGATAACGGTGACCAGCCGAGAGAAGAATAA
- the bacA gene encoding undecaprenyl-diphosphate phosphatase: MADMHSLFIAFVLGVVEGLTEFLPVSSTGHMIIVGEWLGFTGDKAKTFEVIIQLGSILAVVVMFWRRLFGLIGIHFGGKPVEHEGKTSGQLKLGHILLAMIPAVVLGLVFHDVIKSLFAPKNVMYALVVGGLLLLAAEWLKPKKPRAEGLDDITYRQAFMIGCFQCLALWPGFSRSGSTIAGGMLVGVNRYAASEFSFILAVPMMIGASGLDLYKSLHFLTWGDLPMFAVGFVTAFVVALIAIKTFLSLIKRISFVPFAIYRFIVAAVVYMVFL, encoded by the coding sequence ATGGCTGACATGCATTCACTGTTTATTGCGTTTGTTCTTGGGGTTGTCGAAGGGTTAACCGAATTTCTGCCGGTGTCTTCCACCGGGCATATGATTATCGTTGGCGAGTGGCTGGGTTTTACCGGCGACAAAGCCAAAACCTTTGAAGTCATCATCCAATTGGGGTCGATCCTGGCCGTGGTGGTGATGTTCTGGCGCCGGTTGTTCGGCCTGATCGGCATCCATTTCGGCGGCAAGCCAGTGGAGCACGAGGGCAAAACCAGCGGCCAACTGAAGCTGGGGCATATCCTGCTGGCGATGATCCCGGCGGTGGTGCTGGGTCTGGTATTCCACGATGTGATTAAATCGCTGTTCGCGCCGAAAAACGTGATGTACGCGTTGGTCGTCGGCGGCCTGCTGTTGCTGGCGGCGGAATGGCTGAAGCCGAAGAAACCGAGAGCGGAAGGGCTGGATGACATCACCTACCGCCAGGCGTTCATGATTGGCTGCTTCCAGTGCCTGGCGCTGTGGCCGGGTTTCTCCCGTTCGGGTTCCACTATCGCCGGCGGTATGCTGGTGGGCGTAAACCGTTATGCGGCGTCCGAGTTCTCCTTCATCCTGGCGGTGCCGATGATGATTGGCGCCAGCGGTCTGGATCTGTACAAGAGCCTGCACTTCTTGACCTGGGGCGATCTGCCGATGTTCGCCGTCGGTTTCGTGACTGCCTTCGTGGTGGCGCTGATTGCGATCAAGACCTTCCTGTCGCTGATCAAACGCATCTCGTTCGTGCCGTTCGCCATCTACCGCTTTATCGTGGCGGCCGTGGTTTACATGGTATTCCTGTAA
- the ribB gene encoding 3,4-dihydroxy-2-butanone-4-phosphate synthase, with product MNQTLLSDFGTPTERVERAIDALRNGRGVMVLDDENRENEGDMIFAAETMTVEQMALTIRHGSGIVCLCITEERRQQLELPMMVTNNSSQFQTAFTVTIEAAQGVTTGVSASDRLTTIRAAVADSAKPSDLNRPGHVFPLRAQPGGVLSRRGHTEATIDLVSMAGFKPAGVLCELTNDDGSMAHAPEVITFAKQHDMVVLTIEDLVAYRQAHEKKAS from the coding sequence ATGAATCAGACGCTACTTTCAGACTTCGGCACGCCAACAGAACGCGTTGAACGCGCGATCGACGCACTGCGCAACGGGCGCGGCGTAATGGTGCTCGATGATGAAAACCGTGAAAACGAAGGTGACATGATCTTCGCCGCGGAAACCATGACCGTTGAGCAGATGGCGCTGACCATTCGCCACGGCAGCGGTATCGTGTGCCTGTGCATCACCGAAGAACGCCGTCAGCAGCTTGAGCTGCCGATGATGGTGACCAACAACTCCAGCCAGTTCCAGACCGCCTTCACCGTGACCATCGAAGCGGCGCAGGGCGTGACCACCGGGGTTTCCGCTTCCGATCGCCTGACCACCATCCGTGCGGCGGTGGCAGACAGCGCCAAGCCGAGCGACCTGAACCGCCCGGGCCACGTGTTCCCGCTGCGCGCGCAGCCGGGCGGTGTGTTGAGCCGTCGCGGCCACACCGAAGCGACCATCGATCTGGTTTCCATGGCCGGTTTCAAACCAGCCGGCGTGCTGTGTGAACTGACCAACGACGATGGCAGCATGGCGCACGCGCCGGAAGTGATCACCTTCGCCAAACAGCACGACATGGTGGTGCTGACCATCGAAGATCTGGTGGCCTACCGCCAGGCGCACGAGAAAAAAGCCAGCTGA
- the folB gene encoding bifunctional dihydroneopterin aldolase/7,8-dihydroneopterin epimerase encodes MDIVFIEELTVITTIGVYEWEQGIRQKLVFDIEMGWDNRPAAASDDVNDCLSYADVSDAVIQHVESNRFALVERVAEEISEMLLQRFNSPWVRIKVSKPGAVAHANRVGVIIERGTRPA; translated from the coding sequence ATGGATATCGTATTTATTGAAGAGCTTACCGTAATTACCACCATTGGCGTTTATGAGTGGGAACAGGGCATTCGTCAGAAGCTGGTGTTCGATATCGAAATGGGCTGGGATAACCGGCCGGCCGCCGCCAGCGACGATGTAAATGACTGTCTGAGCTATGCCGATGTCAGCGACGCCGTGATCCAGCATGTTGAGTCGAACCGCTTCGCGCTGGTGGAGCGCGTGGCGGAGGAAATATCCGAAATGTTGCTTCAGCGCTTCAATTCCCCGTGGGTCCGTATTAAGGTCAGCAAACCGGGCGCTGTAGCACATGCCAATCGGGTCGGCGTGATCATTGAGCGCGGCACTCGTCCCGCATGA
- a CDS encoding inorganic triphosphatase, with product MTVEIELKFIAAPQAVAALPHWLAAWPHQHSAPQKLTNIYFETADNFLRRHDMGLRIRGFDDRFEMTIKTAGKVVGGLHQRPEYNVAIAEPQLALAQFPADIWPQDCDIAALQQALQPLFRTDFVREKWVVTYGQSEIEIGLDQGEVRAGDLSEALSEIELELLKGNTADLLALAGELAAHDGLRQGSLSKAARGYHLAQGNPPREVRPLRVLKPAAKATVEQGMIAAFELALSHWQYHEELWLRGDAQARASVIEAVGTIRQALVIFGGLVPRKASADLRARLTELEPLLADKTAQPETLCYSAVYLQCKLALTSWLVSGAWRPFIDAKAQAKLDGSFKRFSDIMLGRSGAELKEAFSRTLNEDEYQEQLPRLTRQISALVLLSGAYPDEQTGPYIEAWRELQAALSERRQGWYEASRKQALSHAPFWLNGALR from the coding sequence ATGACCGTTGAAATTGAACTGAAATTCATCGCCGCGCCGCAAGCGGTGGCCGCTCTGCCACACTGGCTCGCCGCCTGGCCGCATCAGCATTCCGCGCCGCAAAAGCTGACCAACATTTACTTCGAAACGGCCGACAACTTCCTGCGCCGTCACGACATGGGGCTGCGCATTCGCGGTTTCGACGATCGCTTTGAGATGACCATCAAAACCGCCGGTAAAGTGGTGGGCGGCCTGCACCAGCGCCCGGAATACAATGTCGCTATCGCCGAGCCGCAGCTGGCGTTGGCGCAGTTCCCTGCCGACATCTGGCCGCAGGATTGCGATATCGCGGCGCTGCAGCAGGCGTTGCAACCGCTGTTCCGTACTGATTTCGTGCGTGAGAAGTGGGTGGTTACTTACGGCCAAAGCGAGATAGAGATTGGCTTGGATCAGGGTGAGGTGCGCGCCGGTGATCTCAGCGAAGCCCTGAGTGAGATAGAACTGGAGTTGCTGAAAGGCAATACCGCCGATCTGCTGGCGTTGGCCGGTGAGCTGGCGGCGCACGACGGGCTGCGTCAGGGCAGCCTGAGCAAGGCAGCGCGCGGTTACCACCTGGCGCAGGGCAATCCGCCGCGTGAGGTGCGTCCGCTGCGGGTGCTGAAGCCGGCGGCGAAGGCGACCGTAGAGCAGGGGATGATCGCCGCCTTCGAGCTGGCGCTCAGCCACTGGCAGTACCATGAAGAGCTGTGGCTGCGCGGCGACGCGCAGGCGCGCGCTTCGGTGATTGAGGCGGTCGGAACGATCCGCCAGGCGCTGGTGATCTTCGGCGGCCTGGTGCCGCGCAAGGCCAGCGCCGACCTGCGCGCCCGCCTGACCGAGCTCGAACCGCTGTTGGCGGACAAAACCGCGCAACCAGAGACCCTGTGCTACAGCGCGGTCTACCTGCAATGTAAGTTGGCGCTCACATCATGGCTGGTGAGCGGCGCCTGGCGACCGTTTATCGACGCCAAAGCGCAGGCCAAGCTGGATGGTTCTTTCAAACGCTTCAGCGACATCATGCTGGGGCGCAGCGGCGCGGAGCTGAAAGAGGCCTTCAGCCGTACGCTGAACGAAGATGAATATCAGGAACAATTGCCGCGCCTGACGCGTCAGATTTCGGCGCTGGTCCTGCTGTCGGGCGCTTATCCCGACGAGCAGACCGGGCCTTATATCGAGGCCTGGCGCGAGCTGCAGGCGGCGCTGAGCGAGCGCCGCCAGGGCTGGTATGAAGCCAGCCGCAAACAGGCCTTATCGCATGCGCCATTCTGGTTAAACGGCGCGCTTCGTTAA